In Colletotrichum higginsianum IMI 349063 chromosome 1, whole genome shotgun sequence, the DNA window ACGCGAGATCGTCCTCCACCGCCTCGTCTCCCGCGCGTCCCACGCTGCCCTCACGAGACCGGACCTCTCGCGGGCCCTCCTCCACGTCTTCTTCGCCAGGTCCTTGGAATGCAGACTCTTGCGGTCCCGAGAACACCGGCGCTCGTACCAGGGAAGCGAACAACCGGGACGGAAAGCGCCACCGACGGGGAGCGTCGAAGCCGTAACCGAACCGGAGCCAGACTGGCccgccctcttcgcctccGTGGCCCGGCGCTATCACAACCTCTCGAGGGCGGCATTCCACTCTCTCACCAAGATCCCGATTctgctgccgtcgcctccTCTCCGCCGCTTTGAACCCTGGGCCCGCCACCTCTGCGTCGACGTTCACCTGGCGCCCCTCCAACTCCCGGACCCGAACTGGACAtgcgccgacggcgtgctcgtGTATCCTTCTCCGACCCCTCTAGTCCCTTCCCCGTCTGACTCATCCGTCACGACGCCTCCTCAGAGCCCGCATCCCTCGTTgtcttcctcttccgcaTCCGCGCCCCTAGCTTCGGCGTCTTTGGAAGCCCCCGTCCTGAAGGCTTTGGACCTGGACTCGGGTGACGAGTCGATAGTCCCCTTTGACTGGACGGAGAAAGTTGTCCGCCGAGTGCGCCTCGCCCAGGGCATCCTCGTGATTGAATGGGCCGAGGCGCGAGGATTCCATCCCCTGAACGAGGGTGAGGTCGCACATCGGCACTTCGCCACGGCCTTCGACGTggccgccatctcctcgCCTCTCTATCATCGTCGCTCCCGGGATGACAAGCCACCAGGAACTCGCGAAGCAAGCGGTGAGCCATCAGCGACGGACGATAAGGGAGACGGAGCAACCTGCAAGAAAGCCCCCGTGGTCACATTCCGCTCGGAATGGAAGATGCACTACCTGGGCCTCCCCATCCTCGCGCAAGACCGCGTCTTCTCGACCCACAACGCAACCCACTACGCCCTCTTCGCCCACCAGCCCACCCGCTCTCCCTGGGGCGAGGAAGACCccctcgagcgcctcgtcgTGTGGTCACTCAACGGGCCCTCTCCCTACAGGCCCAGCCTTGACCCGTCGTCTTCGCACAGGCCGTCCCTGGACCCGGGTcccgacgtcgtcctccgCCTCACGAACGGCGAGCTGGACCATTGGGGCGTGAGGCAGCTCAACACGCCGCGGCTGATGAAGCTCGCCCTTGATGTGttcgacgccgatgacgacggcggggaagAAATGAGACGGGTCGCTGGCCACGTCTTCTTCCAAGAGGAAGACCACCTCTGGTCCTCGGGCCCACACGCATCCGAGAACCCCCCGGCGCGACACACGGTGCGTAGTGTCGGCATTCCGCTCTCCGGGACCGGACCGCGGTGGGTCAACGAGTGCGGcgcagacggcgacgccgagagtTCGTTTTGCCCCGCTGCCCGGGCGCCGCCCCagaccaccgccgccgccgccgtgccgacATGGCCCGGGCGGGCCCCCTGTTGGCGCCACGAGGAGTTTCCCTATCTCACCGTCGCTGAGTCAgtggacgccgccgcgggtGTCAGGGTTTGCGGCAGGCAGTGCTTCACGATGGAGACCGTCAGCGTGAACGTAGGCGGCAGCGCCCCCGCCGCAGGTGCCGAGGCGGTGGTGCGGTGCGAGACGCAGTTCGAGGACGACATGTGGAAGACGGTCCTAAAGGGCGCGGCGCtcgcgggcgacgagaggTGGATTGTCGGGGAGGATGCTGCGGGGGACGTGAGCGTGGTTCGATTCTGACAGGGCTGGCGTGAGAGTATCGACTTATCATTGGAGAGCGTTCGGGGCTAAATGCCAGACGCCTAACCAAAAGCGCCCAAAGAAGAtatggagagagagagatgcatCCTTGTGGCATCTGTAGGTCGCGGTCAGCCGGCGGGCTTCCTGAGGAGGGGCCGGGATTCTGGATGTCAGGAAGGATTCAGGCAATAGTGTAGACAGGCAGAAGGACCCGACAGCTGCCAGTGTAGGGGTACGGGGAAACAGGGGATGACACCTCGCATGAACGCTCACAGATGTGGTGTCATGCCCTTACGACCATGGCTCGAGGCGCGCGTGGGCTTGTGGAGCAGGCCGGAAGGGAGCTGAGCAAACGGATTCACGATTTGCAATGAAGATTCCATCTATTGACATGTGTCTGCCCGATTGGTAAGTCCATCTCAACTCAGCCCGAATGAGTTGTTGCTGAATAAATAACAAATTTTGAGTACCAATCCACTGCTTCGCAGCGGACTGTGCTTACTATCCATCCCCTTTAGCTCCTGAAAATGCCGTGATAACAACCGTACCGCCGTCACACTCCCCAACACCTGCTGGATAAGTTGGAAGAGAGAAAGTGATGATTTCATGCCTGCGTTTTCTTGAATGCTTGATTTCAGTCAAGCTCTTGATTATGTTTGTTGCGTGTCGCGTGATGTGAGGTGTGAGATTTGTGTGCTACAGAAACGCCGAGCGAGTCGTTCCCGAGAACAAAACTGGGGATTAAGGAGGAAACATATCCTAAACTGCCATGGGGGTCGGGGTCGGGGCAGGCGATGACCCGTTGGGCAGTTGGAGGAAGCCGCCGTAGTACTCGTCCAGCCACCGAGCagcttcctcgccggcgtcgtccatGCTCGAGTCCCATCGGCCGACGGAACCCACATAGCCGTCTGGTCGTACGTTGACGATGGAAACCTCGCCGGGGCCGAGGCTGCCGAGCCACTTGTTCGTGCAAAGTTGGCCCCGTGTGTCCTGTTCGGGAATGTCGTCCAGGTAGAAGGTCCAGCGGCTGTCCTGCAGCAAAGCCGGCAGGTCTGAGATCTCCACATCGGCCTTGGGCATGGTGGCTGGTACTCATGTTAGTGGCAGGGCCAAGGCGTCGCCGGGAGAATACTTACTGATCAGAGCGAATGTGAAGAGATGGCTAACGGCTGTGTATCTTTCAGGCCGGTAGTAGATGTCCTCGGGGGATGGTAGTCTGGGCTGCGCAGCGTACGAAGCACTTGCAGAAGCAGACAGCTTGCTGATGAAAGAATTGGCCGACGCTATTGACTGGCAGAAAGTCTCCAGGAAGGGGCTTGAAGCCTGGATATCCCACATCAGGAGGTATATGCGGAACTGTCCAAGCATGGGGATGTCGAGCTGGACGTCGACAGGATTTGAGTCGATGTACCTGGTGACCTTTGCTGGAGGAAGCAGACAGCCTGGTCTGGCATCTCCCATGATCAGACCTTGAGGCTCAGGCCTGTTTAGCGGGCTCTCAGAATACTCGGCGCCAATGCCCGAGATGAAACGAACGTTTGTCTTGAAGTTCTCCGACAGAGCCACTGCATCACCGCCAGCAATTTGATTCGCATGCTCGTAGTCAAAGTTGACCAGATCGACGGCGATCTTCCTTCGCTCATCCTCGTAACTCTCGAGCAGAGCTTGCTTCGCGAGTCCTCGAATGGACAGGTTCAGCTTCCACGCAAGGTTCCACGAGTCGTGCATAGAGGTGTTCATGCCTTGAGCCGACTTCGGGGAGTGCGTGTGACTGGCGTCACCGGCTAGGAATGCCCTCAAATGGGGGTCAACAAACCGGCTGGCCACTCTCTGGCCAATCTGGTAACGACCAAACCATTCAATGTACTTCCAGTCAACCTCGAAAGGCGCCATGATCTTCTTGGCGCGAGCCATGACGAACTCCTGGCCAAGTTCTCGCTTGTCTGCCTTGGGGTTCGCCTTGAGCTCAATGTAGAAGCGTGTCATGTTCCTTTCTCTGGGGATAATCAGGATAGATCCGTACTCCTGAGAGTAGACCAGCGTCTTGGACCAGATATCCGGGAAATCAGTTAtgagctcgccgtcgagaacaCCCCAGATGGCCGGTTGCGACAAGCCAATTGCCCGCGCATCGGGAATGCTCTTTCGCACCTTGGAGTGGGCACCATCGCCTACGCCATGTCAGTCTCCCTCGATTCACAAGAGACAATATCCCCGCTCGAATCACTTACATCCGACCAGGTATTGTGTGAGAATCGTTCGCCGGTCTTGGGTGACGTTGGTGCGACAATTAACCTGGAGAGGCCCAGCCTTGTTTTCCGGGACGCTGTAGGACTCGAACGCCGTATTCCGCCGCACCTCGACTCCACGCTTCTTCAAGTCGTCGATGAAGAGGCCCTCAACCATGCCCTGGTGCACCAACAGGATGTAGGGGTCTAGGACGTCAATGACAGGAGGGTAGTGGACCTCGCGGCCCAGTCTGTGAAGAGGTTCGTCGGCAGTGCTTCGCCAAAAGGAAATATCGTACACGCGAACGCCTCGGAGAAGCAAAGGGTCGGCCAGGCGCATTTGCCGGAAGGTCTCGATGGTCTTGGGCTGCAATCCGTCTGCTCTACATGGGGCGTCAGCTTGTGGCTGTCACGAGGAGTCCGTAGTTCGCATACCGTCCAACAGGCGTCTGGTCGGCCCTGTCGTCAATGACCTCAACCTTGATACCGAAGCGGCCGAGGTTGGCAGCCAGCATGAGACCGGCGGGACCAGCACCAACGACGCATACCTGGGCTTCTATGGGAGGCTCGGGCAGGCTACGTAGGAGGGTGAGGGTGTCTACGGTGGCGTCGAAGGCGTTAAGACGGCCGGCGGGGTTGCCGGTCTGGGCAGCCAGGCCGCCTTGACCGGCTTGTCCCTTCTGGTCCTCCATTGAACCGTCCGAATTCAGTACACCAGGTGCCATGACCGAGGACGTATGTTGATATCACAGTCTCACAGACAGACGGGGTCGAGTTCGTGGACGGCGAGTGATGTCGGGCGGTTCCGACGTAAGTGGCTAGCTAGCTATTGCAAACGGCCTAATGCGAAAGGGTTTCGTTGGCTATCGGAACGGTGTAGATTTGGGATGGCCGTGCTCGCATAcggcggagaggaggagcGAAGGCTTTCGGACGTGGGGGCAAGTATGCAATGCGCGCGCGGTCGAGATACACCACACTGGTGCACACAGGCCACACTGAAGCAGGCGTGGAGCTCGAAGCGAGATCGGAGACTGACGTACGGCTCCAGCCAGTCGAGTGTGTGTAGTGTGGtgtctcgtcgtccgagaGGTTTGTGTGCGACGCGGGAAGAAAAGTGTTGGGTCCGGGGGTGATATTCGAGATATAACAATATGGAACAGGTAGGGTCGCCGAGTATGCAGCCAGACCAGGGCGGATCAGGACCAGAACAGTGGGTGCACTGCAGCGAACCAGCAGAGAAGAATACCGGGACCAATGCGAAGGTGTAGGCGTGTAGGTGGGCAACGTAGACCAGGGCTGCAGATACACAGAGACGGGGACTGACGGTGAAGAGTGAAGAGTcaaaaggaaagaaaaaaccgAAGAGTACTACAAatcgagaagaaaaaaagaggggGGCCCAGAAACCGACAAGCTTGCGACTGCAGATTGAAAGCTGGGTGGTTCGACAGAATTGGAGATTACCTCGCGGATGCTTCAAACGATTTCAGAAAGTGGCATGATGGCTTTGGGCGCACGGCAGGATCGAGTGAGAATCAGACCACCGCGGATGATTTATCCATGCCTGCTACAGTTTCACTCGCCGCCCATTGGTCAAGCCCCTCTGGAGGGGGATACCAGGGTCCAGCAGTTCTTGCGCTAGGCCCGTATCGGTATGCCCCAGAACGTGGCAGGTGCGTTCGATTGATGACTGCGTTCACACCGGGGTAGACGTCATGGCCCTTGATGAGGCCACTCTTAGCCTCGTTTTCAACATCACCCTTCTGGTGATCCTGACACCCACTTCAACTTCAACCACTTTTGCTCATACCTCTGTTGCGGTGCTGCCCCCTTGAGGACCCAGATCTCAGAGTTTGATGCCCCTCAACTCTTCCGAACCTCTACGCTAGATTCCGCATGGGGACCTTGACAGTTTGACTGACCTCCAGTGCCTAAGTAGCCTTCGGTCGAGTAGATCGCGGATGAGACGGGGGAACGAGGCCCGCCAGATACATGAACGGCACAAACACATGAACAACCTCCTCCAGAGTACCGCGGCATCTATCTCTGTCATCTCACCAACGGCTCTGAGCACGTTATAGGACACTCTCCGACATTTGACTATCCTCCTCCAGGGTTAGCTCCGccggcggagacggaggtTAGGAACGTGGGACTCCCCGATGCCGGGCAGGGCAATGCCTTTTCGACCCCTTCTCCATGTTGCGCACCGCCAATGCTGGTCTATTGCTGCCAGCCGATGTATTCGTCTCAGCGTTGCAGCATAGCTTTTGACATGTCACTGTCCACATCCCCAGCGGGGCCTGACAGGTTTCTTTTTTCAAACCTCTGGCACCGGCTATCCGCAACTTCCAGAGCCCCCCTTGGTGTCCTTCCAACAAGTTCCACACCATATCCTGCTCGCGACACCGCCGCAAAATCTTGCCAAACACAATGCCTACGATGACTTCCCTTCACATCAAATGTGCGGCACAGCAAGACAGTCGTATGGGAGTGGCATGGTATGGCGTGGCCCCGGCCTATAGGATTGACTGTTCATCTTGCCGAGTGCTTCGCTTCATCTCGGTGGCTTTCACTCCTCGATTATCGACCAACGCCATCATCTAAACGCAACACCGCCGGACGGGGATAGTCTCCAGAATTCCGATCAGACTCCACTTCAGCGCCATGTACCAGAATAGCAGATCCCAAGGGTACCGCCAACTTGGTCGTCCCCATGTTTGTTTCTCAAAAGTGTTAGTCATTTGCAGCGTCTTAATCTTTCCTTCGGGACTCAGGAAACTGTGCCAAGAGACTCTTCAAAGAGATTGGCCATTTACCCTACCGGGTTTGTTCTTGACCAGCGTAGACCCCGCGCCAGGGCTCTGCTGCAAACCGGAGCCGACCGTCGACTGTTTGGTCCTTGGTCACAGGATAAGTGTGCCTCTGCGTCATAAACAAAGAGGCTAATGAGAGCCTGCCCGTTTACCTATCGAGCGCGGATGTATTCCAATGCTGTGAGTTGATAGACAAGCCCTCCCATGTTTCCCGGGTTTGATCATCCTATTTCTCCGCCAGAATGGTAGTTTTGCCGCCCTGCCATGCGGCTTTTCTCTCATGTAGACGGCCAACGCTACGGAAGCTTGCTGCTTCCAACCCGAAGTTGCACATTCGATGCCTTGCCAACAGCCGCAAGCCATGCTCTATGATGATTTCTACCTAGTGTTATCGTCAAACACATCCTATCCTATCGGATTGCAGTCAGACTGGAGGATTTCTGGGCATGCTACTAGCAGACGAACAAACTAAGCCAGTAACTTCCAGATTTTTTTCGGGTCCCGTTAAAGGCTTCCATGAGTTGGTATTTCCAAACATAAAGCTACCCTCTCATAAGCCTGCTGGCCCCGTACATGGTATCGGTAGTGCACGTTTCCGTCGAAGGAAGCCGCCGCGCTCCAGCCCCATGAAGACATCCCTGATCGGGTTTCCGACGCTCCGCGGTGGTTTTGGGATGCTCCGGGGGAAACCTCTCACGTCTCGCACTACCAAACAGAACGGTGTGTTCACGAAGGAATAAGCCATCTCGCTGCTCAATAGGCTTAACGCGCTGGTGGTGAACCACACACAGCCACAGTTCCAATTTTTACTCGTTCAAtttttgtcttcttcttccgtgGTTATTTTGGGGGCATCGATTAGATCTACCGCATGATGGCATGTCCGCTTTAGAGAAACCATTAAACCTTGAACGGCATGGCACAAGTAACGACGATTTGTGTGGCGTCTTCATAGTCTTCGTACACCCGCAGCCGGAGTCGCCGTCCGTCTATGGAGGCATCCGGGAACCTCTCAGCCTCCTCGCCAGCATCGCCAAGCGCAGCGCGACCTCCCAGGAGTTCGGGGACTGGTTGGAAGGCTATCACTTTCAACTCAACACCGGCAAAATGGCAAGGAGCCGCCGATCATCCGTGAACCATGTCAAACGCGCGGACACGTTTGCGTCTTCAAGAAGTCGAGTCtgacctccttctcgcccccTCCCAGAACGAGATCGAAGCTCGTGCTCCACCCGTTCGTCGGAAGCTGTATCTGCCCCTGGAAGGTGACGTACCCGCTCTCCccctcgtccgccgtcgccgccagaTCAACGGTCTCGACCACGAGCTGCCGATGAATGATGCCCTGCCGCCTCACTAGACGCACGAGCTCCATCTTCACAGGGTCCGCGGCGCGGTCCTCCCGCACCGCGGCCGTGACGGTGAAGGTGCGCTCGTTGTTCACGCTCGTCCGGTCGACGCACGACGCGGACGCCTGGTACAGCAGCGCGTCGTCCAGCGGGTACccgctgccaccgccgtTCCTGTACACCGCCGTTGCGTTGGTGGAGGGGTTCGTCAGGTGGACGACAAACTTGCTGATGCCGCTCGCGGCCGGAATGACCGTCTCAAACTGATACCAGACGAACGTCTCGCCCCATAGGCCGTACGTCACGCCCCCCTCGTCGAGCGTCGTCGGCACCGTGACGGTGCCCTCGCCGTTGCGGTCCGCGAAGCTCAGGTGGACCGTCAAGTCGCTCACGTCACGCCCGGTGTCTTCAGTCGTCCTGACGCGGACCCGGCCACTGAATGCAATGCTCCCGTTCTCGCCCAGCGACAACCCGACGTAGGGCTTGATGTCGACGGCCTCAATGGGCTCCGTCAGCTGCACCGCCGAGGGCACCGTGTCGATCATGCGCGTGAAGACGTCGGCGCATGCCGTCTTGAAGCCGTTCTTGGTGCACCCAAGGTCCTGGATCGTCTTGTTGCCGTCCGACGCAAAGATGCGCTTGTCCGAGTTGAGCGTCTCGTTCTTTCCGACAACCAGCGGGTTCGACGTGTTGCCCTTTAGGTACTCCGTCGCGATCTTGTTGTCAAAGTCGTCAAAGGTGCTGTCGAACTTGGTTACCGTATCCGGCGTCGGGTCGAGCCCCGTGATGTGCGGGTTGTTCCTGCTGTGCACGCCGCCGAGCGTATGGCCGCACGCCACCAGGGCAATCATCTCGCTTTCGCTGaagccggccttggcgaacGTGCTCCGCGTCGTGTCCATCGGCGTATCCGGTTCCGGCACGCCCGCGGgaccggcctcgacggcatcAATGCGCCCCGCGCGGAACGGCATTCGCGCGCCACCACAACCcgcgttggcgacgacgacgctcaTGGCCAGCAGATCCGAAGCCGAGGCCCGGACCGAGTAGAGGTTGCTGAAGAAGCTGAAGGTGTTgttgaaggcggcgccgccgttctcgGTGCGGTCAAGCTCGAACCAGATGGagccgtcaaggccgcccgcgccggcggccgcgtcggTCGTCGCAACGTCATGGAAGGCCGTGCGAATCCATTCTGCAGCGAACTGGCGGCCGGCGATGTTGCCACCAAAGGAGCATGGAGTCACGCCTGATTAGTTGGTTTCCGTCAGTTTGAGAGTCGGGCGACGTCGAATTTGCTAGAGGGGATGTGAGAAACCTTCGACGAAGCCTCTACTGCGATATCCCGTTTGCAATGAGAGTATGTCTTCGATCTCGTCGTACTTGGAAGGCCAGACGTACGCTGCCTCGGCGACTTGTGCCACTGCCGCGATGCCGCCAACGATGGCGACAACTCCTCTCTTCATCGCGTCCGGCGGTTCAAGGATCTCGGGGCCGCGAGGAAACAAAAGACAAACGAACGAcgaacag includes these proteins:
- a CDS encoding WSC domain-containing protein, with product MKRGVVAIVGGIAAVAQVAEAAYVWPSKYDEIEDILSLQTGYRSRGFVEGVTPCSFGGNIAGRQFAAEWIRTAFHDVATTDAAAGAGGLDGSIWFELDRTENGGAAFNNTFSFFSNLYSVRASASDLLAMSVVVANAGCGGARMPFRAGRIDAVEAGPAGVPEPDTPMDTTRSTFAKAGFSESEMIALVACGHTLGGVHSRNNPHITGLDPTPDTVTKFDSTFDDFDNKIATEYLKGNTSNPLVVGKNETLNSDKRIFASDGNKTIQDLGCTKNGFKTACADVFTRMIDTVPSAVQLTEPIEAVDIKPYVGLSLGENGSIAFSGRVRVRTTEDTGRDVSDLTVHLSFADRNGEGTVTVPTTLDEGGVTYGLWGETFVWYQFETVIPAASGISKFVVHLTNPSTNATAVYRNGGGSGYPLDDALLYQASASCVDRTSVNNERTFTVTAAVREDRAADPVKMELVRLVRRQGIIHRQLVVETVDLAATADEGESGYVTFQGQIQLPTNGWSTSFDLVLGGGEKEVRLDFLKTQTCPRLKVIAFQPVPELLGGRAALGDAGEEAERFPDASIDGRRLRLRVYEDYEDATQIVVTCAMPFKV
- a CDS encoding FAD binding domain-containing protein, which gives rise to MAPGVLNSDGSMEDQKGQAGQGGLAAQTGNPAGRLNAFDATVDTLTLLRSLPEPPIEAQVCVVGAGPAGLMLAANLGRFGIKVEVIDDRADQTPVGRADGLQPKTIETFRQMRLADPLLLRGVRVYDISFWRSTADEPLHRLGREVHYPPVIDVLDPYILLVHQGMVEGLFIDDLKKRGVEVRRNTAFESYSVPENKAGPLQVNCRTNVTQDRRTILTQYLVGCDGAHSKVRKSIPDARAIGLSQPAIWGVLDGELITDFPDIWSKTLVYSQEYGSILIIPRERNMTRFYIELKANPKADKRELGQEFVMARAKKIMAPFEVDWKYIEWFGRYQIGQRVASRFVDPHLRAFLAGDASHTHSPKSAQGMNTSMHDSWNLAWKLNLSIRGLAKQALLESYEDERRKIAVDLVNFDYEHANQIAGGDAVALSENFKTNVRFISGIGAEYSESPLNRPEPQGLIMGDARPGCLLPPAKVTRYIDSNPVDVQLDIPMLGQFRIYLLMWDIQASSPFLETFCQSIASANSFISKLSASASASYAAQPRLPSPEDIYYRPERYTAVSHLFTFALITTMPKADVEISDLPALLQDSRWTFYLDDIPEQDTRGQLCTNKWLGSLGPGEVSIVNVRPDGYVGSVGRWDSSMDDAGEEAARWLDEYYGGFLQLPNGSSPAPTPTPMAV